A genome region from Ctenopharyngodon idella isolate HZGC_01 chromosome 5, HZGC01, whole genome shotgun sequence includes the following:
- the tecta gene encoding alpha-tectorin, translating to METEETEGRTLVQVISEKYSPENFPYCRGPGVGVVIRSSPQGSPVKDRLNLPSILVLDGCGITEAGDEEEVATFCAHVVELDLSHNQLKDWGEISKILSNIPNLDFLNLSMNPLRGSNLDPGTAEAFSGLRRLVLNNTHVTWDMVHTLTRETPELEELFLCLNEYENVSLSSISYPSLRLLHITDNQLQKWVEVRKLGLIYPGLVSLILANNSLSSIHEPEDSLHRLFPNLRSINLHNSGLSRWEDIEKLNFFPKLQEVRVMGIPLLQPYTDQERRCLMVAQLPNVTVLNGSVVTDGEREDAERFFIRYHLDCPEDELPQRYHTLVARYGRLAPLAEVDLRPLCHVQVEVHFGDQTEPLALRLDQTVGDLKKQLRAVVQLPPNKIRVYYIDRQLGYALEPQEMKYGARALHSYSIRDGDEILVVPKTQCKIPLCVQAHLAIKLFLILYVSQVFRMVRTGTLLFLLQLFSTLAPRGAFSQDTLYPFGPAHRDLETPKMDDGSSPEIPLLIPFIFFNVPYRSLYVNNNGVISFNIQVSQFTPEAFPLSDSRSFIAPLWADVHNGIRGDVYYRESSDPEILERATQDVRKYFKSMVSFTATWIFIATWNQVTFYGGSQTTPVNTFQAVLISDGQAYFAMFNYGEISWSTGTASGGDPLTGLGGTTAQAGFNGGDVSHFFNLPGSRSNEVVNIEQTTNVNVPGRWFFRIDADQIDPANGCSYTGRFYRRGEVFWLSDQCTQRCRCLDLDNEVICQETPCGQLETCEQVEGAYYCQPTRTSTCVVFGDPHYHTFDGFLYHFQGTCSYLLARPCWEMPGLPFFSVEAKNENRGVTTVSWLRDVTVEVYSHRVTLPKGTLGTVQVDGLIKTLPVQLQLGAVKVYQSGVAVALETDFGLLVTYDGLHYASISLPSSYFNNTCGLCGNYNDDPADDPVLPDGSLAESVVELGGSWRAEDTDFRCTDGCAQNCSLCEPAAEAFYFRSDYCGLINKTDGPFRDCRAVVDPTAFVYSCVYDMCSNRDNITTLCQAIQAYALACQALGVTIRPWRSRSFCALTCPENSHYQVCTSACPASCSDLTSHLYCTHPCTEGCQCDQGYVLSGSRCVRRSECGCERDGLYYALNETFWAGEGGEVGAECTQRCVCGPAGEVTCFNDSCGEGEVCAAEVGLLGCYPRREAVCSLSQSQILATFDGSTMPFPDESSFYLVKTLGRLPANVTSVEVKIGRKLVNKGPTWLRPVVVRVGHLEAQIGGSDFDLIKVNGEPSILPYVHPVEPLMIYRSSGNTTVIEWSGLVRTRYSRQGLLNITLSTLFYNTTCGLCGFFNGDPIDDLRLPSGRQADTADQFIEGWRAIADDLTCNGDCEDLYRMCTDLRLYQSPWLCGNINDLVNSSFLACHTAVNPSPFFRNCLYNMCVREGNRSALCNSLQAYASACQDAQINLGAWRSATNCPLPCPENSHFDECTSACPLTCSNLDDPEEPCPLPCSEGCQCEEGFALRDGICVARSDCGCFYLGRQLATNETFWTDWECQERCYCNGTDNSVYCTFSPCHPEEYCQENEGLFFCQPRTDAMCVVAGYGHFLPFGGVPFDLQSSCTLRLVTTECGERDENGFGGLDSAETVLGGLPMFQFSVRNEERDTSQTIWVRGFVLEVYGYEIEVSRSFKHTVTVNKERLYLPIKLGPGKVNIYTLGLQLLVETDFGLKVAFDWNTLLLLTLPRSLFNATCGLCQGMPISGPTLSVSEWGMAWADRDTFCQVGCGDSCPRCGLVERGLAAEVPAQVTDAVGNIDMDNGNPGNRFHLAEGLYVYVEPEAVRLCGLIIDRGGVFARCHSKVAPAYFYQSCLQDTCVDQGARETICNWLQIYASTCQIQGVSVIGWRSSTPCVLSCPVNSHYSSCVMVCQPQCAPARGQRDCNQYCVEGCQCDQGYVLNGKSCILSQNCGCYTDGKYYEPKQLFWNSDCTKRCQCIGRNLIQCDPRRCKSEEECVLRHGVRGCFTRRNQHCVASGGGVFRTFDGASLRLPASCSFVLSTICHKLPELSFQLIANFDKWSTPNLTTISHAYLYINEENILISGNTVKVNGTPVSVPFVTGLMTRVSTSEGFLVIDTPQDIQVRYNRFNTLSITMGPRLQNKVCGLCGNFNGDPTDDYITSRGKPAVSALELAQSWKTNGMQNSCDETQYVALAQSCDNTAVSELQGEDNCLKLTDLKGFFQPCYGLLDPHPFYQSCYMDGCYNHRKAQVCGSMAAYAEACRSFGTLTTKWIAQENCSEWIYDPCAGEICSNNTCEQENGGDLCGCPELPSTDISEDDIIQAEVTCKHAQMEVSISKCRLFQLGFEREDVRINDQHCAGIEGEDFISFHINNTKGHCGSIVQSNGTHIMYKNTVWIESVNNTGNVVTRDKTINVEFSCAYELDIKISLETVLKPMLSVINLTLPTQEGNFITKMALYKNASYRHPYREGEVVLSTRDVLFVGVFVEGADDKQLILIVNMCWATPSRYSSDRLRYIIIERGCPNIKDNTIGMAENGVSLTCRFHVTVFKFIGDYDEVHLHCDVSLCDSETNTCKVNCPHNKRSYTDYSQHKEQILSVGPIRRRDSDWCEEDNGGCEQICTSQVTGAVCSCVTGMLQRDGKSCRVTSMSTDLQPLLLLAAAVVSTNILLQTHTSILFS from the exons ATCGTCTGAATCTGCCCAGCATCCTGGTTCTGGATGGTTGTGGAATCACGGAGGCCGGAGATGAAGAGGAGGTGGCCACTTTCTGTGCTCATGTGGTTGAGCTAGACCTCTCTCACAACCAGTTAAAAGACTGGGGAGAG ATAAGCAAGATCCTGTCTAACATCCCTAATCTAGACTTTCTCAATCTGAGTATGAATCCACTGAGAGGGTCGAATCTGGATCCTGGTACTGCTGAAGCATTCTCAGGCCTCCGCCGCCTTGTGCTCAATAACACACATGTCACCTGGGACATGGTGCACACACTTACACGAGAGACCCcaga GCTGGAGGAGTTGTTTCTGTGTCTGAATGAGTATGAGAACGTGAGTTTGTCATCTATATCGTACCCATCCCTGCGCCTGCTGCATATCACAGATAACCAGCTGCAGAAATGGGTGGAGGTGCGAAAGCTGGGCCTCATATATCCAGGCCTGGTGTCTCTTATCCTGGCAAACAACTCTCTCTCGTCTATTCACGAGCCTGAGGACTCCCTACATAGACTCTTCCCCAACCTGCGGAGCATAAACCTACACAACTCAG GTCTAAGTCGCTGGGAGGACATTGAGAAACTGAATTTCTTCCCAAAGCTTCAAGAGGTCAGAGTGATGGGTATTCCTTTACTGCAGCCCTACACCGATCAGGAGAGACGTTGTCTTATGGTAGCACA GTTGCCTAATGTGACTGTATTGAACGGCAGTGTTGTCACTGATGGAGAAAGAGAGGATGCAGAACGCTTTTTCATCCGTTACCACCTGGACTGCCCTGAGGATGAGCTACCACAGAG GTACCACACTTTGGTAGCACGCTATGGCCGCCTAGCCCCACTTGCGGAAGTGGATTTGCGCCCTCTCTGCCATGTCCAAGTAGAGGTGCATTTCGGGGACCAGACAGAGCCCCTAGCGCTCAGATTGGATCAGACAGTGGGAGACCTAAAGAAGCAGTTGAGAGCCGTGGTCCAGCTACCTCCAAACAAGATACGTGTGTACTATATCGACCGTCAGCTTGGCTACGCATTAGAGCCTCAGGAGATGAAATATGGAGCTCGAGCACTTCATTCCTACAGTATACGAGATGGAGATGAGATCTTGGTGGTGCCTAAGACACAATG TAAAATTCCTCTGTGTGTGCAAGCAcacttggcaataaagctctttctgattctctATGTTTCCCAGGTGTTTAGGATGGTCAGAACAGGCACTTTACTCTTTCTGCTCCAGCTTTTCAGCACCCTTGCTCCCAGAGGAG CATTTTCTCAGGATACCCTCTACCCCTTTGGACCAGCCCACAGGGATTTAGAAACCCCTAAGATGGATGATGGCAGCTCTCCAGAGATTCCACTACTAATTCCATTCATATTCTTCAATGTGCCCTATAGGTCCCTTTAT GTCAACAACAATGGAGTGATCTCCTTCAACATTCAGGTGAGTCAATTCACTCCAGAGGCTTTCCCCCTCAGTGACAGCCGTTCCTTCATTGCCCCTCTATGGGCTGACGTACATAATGGTATCCGTGGAGATGTGTACTACCGTGAGAGCTCAGACCCAGAGATCCTGGAGAGGGCCACTCAGGATGTCAGAAAGTATTTCAAGAGTATGGTATCCTTCACTGCCACCTGGATCTTTATTGCTACCTGGAATCAGGTCACCTTTTATGGAGGTAGCCAGACAACACCG gtAAATACATTTCAGGCAGTTTTGATCTCAGATGGCCAAGCTTATTTTGCGATGTTTAACTATGGAGAGATCAGTTGGAGCACAGGCACAGCTAGTGGAGGAGACCCTCTTACAGGCTTGGGAGGAACCACAGCACAG GCAGGCTTCAATGGTGGAGATGTCAGCCATTTCTTTAATCTTCCCGGATCACGCTCGAACGAAGTGGTCAACATTGAACAGACCACTAATGTTAACGTGCCTGGACGGTGGTTCTTCCGCATTGATGCCGACCAGATAGACCCAGCAAATGGCTGCAGCTACACTG GGCGGTTTTACCGGCGTGGGGAGGTTTTCTGGCTATCAGACCAGTGCACTCAACGATGTAGGTGTCTTGATCTGGATAATGAGGTCATCTGCCAGGAAACTCCATGTGGTCAATTAGAGACCTGTGAACAAGTGGAGGGGGCTTACTACTGCCAGCCTACCCGCACCAGCACCTGTGTGGTGTTTGGAGACCCCCATTACCACACTTTTGATGGATTTCTGTATCACTTCCAG GGCACTTGCTCATACCTGTTGGCTCGTCCATGCTGGGAAATGCCTGGTTTGCCCTTCTTCAGTGTGGAGGCCAAGAATGAAAACCGTGGTGTGACCACTGTGTCCTGGCTACGGGACGTGACAGTAGAGGTGTACAGCCACCGTGTCACACTACCCAAAGGGACTCTGGGAACTGTGCAG GTGGATGGCCTGATAAAGACTCTCCCTGTTCAACTTCAACTAGGCGCAGTCAAGGTATACCAATCTGGTGTTGCTGTCGCTTTGGAAACAGACTTTGGTCTCTTGGTGACCTATGACGGATTGCACTACGCCTCCATCTCCCTCCCCAGCTCTTATTTCAACAACACTTGCGGCCTATGTGGTAACTACAACGATGACCCCGCCGATGACCCCGTGTTGCCAGATGGCTCTCTGGCAGAGAGCGTAGTGGAACTGGGTGGTAGCTGGCGAGCCGAGGACACAGATTTTCGTTGTACAGATGGCTGTGCCCAGAACTGTAGCTTGTGTGAACCGGCAGCTGAAGCATTTTATTTTCGCTCAGACTACTGTGGGCTGATCAATAAAACTGATGGGCCATTCAGAGACTGTAGGGCTGTGGTAGATCCTACAGCATTTGTGTACAGCTGTGTTTATGATATGTGCAGCAATCGCGATAACATCACCACCTTGTGCCAGGCTATACAGGCATATGCACTTGCATGCCAGGCCCTGGGAGTCACTATACGACCCTGGAGATCACGTTCTTTCTGTG CGTTGACATGCCCTGAGAACAGCCACTACCAAGTCTGCACGAGTGCATGTCCTGCCTCCTGTTCCGACCTGACGTCTCACCTCTACTGCACCCATCCATGCACTGAGGGCTGTCAGTGTGACCAGGGCTATGTGCTGAGTGGTAGTCGCTGTGTCCGCCGATCTGAGTGTGGATGTGAACGTGACGGCCTGTACTATGCCCTAAATGAAACCTTCTGGGCAGGAGAAGGGGGTGAGGTAGGTGCAGAATGCACCCAGCGTTGTGTGTGTGGCCCCGCAGGTGAAGTAACATGCTTCAATGACTCTTGTGGTGAAGGCGAGGTGTGTGCAGCAGAAGTTGGGTTGTTGGGGTGTTACCCTCGTCGTGAAGCAGTCTGTTCGCTGTCCCAGTCTCAAATACTGGCCACGTTTGATGGGTCCACAATGCCGTTCCCTGATGAGAGCTCATTCTACCTGGTAAAGACTTTGGGACGCTTGCCTGCAAATGTTACTTCAGTGGAGGTGAAGATTGGCAGAAAGCTGGTGAATAAGGGCCCAACATGGCTACGGCCAGTGGTCGTTAGGGTGGGACATTTGGAAGCACAGATAGGTGGCTCGGATTTCGACTTGATCAAG GTCAATGGTGAACCATCGATTCTTCCTTATGTCCACCCAGTGGAGCCTCTAATGATATATCGGTCCTCTGGTAATACCACAGTGATTGAATGGAGTGGTTTAGTCCGCACCCGATATTCACGTCAAGGCCTGCTAAACATCACTCTTTCTACTCTCTTTTACAACACCACCTGTGGTCTCTGTGGTTTCTTCAATGGAGATCCAATTGACGACCTCCGCCTACCTAGCGGAAGGCAGGCCGATACAGCCGACCAGTTTATTGAAGGCTGGAGAGCCATTGCAGATGATCTGACATGCAATGGTGATTGTGAGGACTTGTATCGTATGTGTACAGATTTAAGGCTGTACCAGAGCCCGTGGCTGTGTGGAAACATCAATGACCTGGTAAACAGCTCATTCCTGGCTTGCCACACGGCTGTTAATCCCTCTCCTTTCTTCAGGAACTGCCTCTACAACATGTGTGTACGGGAGGGAAACCGTTCTGCCCTGTGTAACTCCCTCCAGGCATATGCTTCAGCTTGTCAGGATGCTCAGATCAACCTGGGAGCCTGGAGGAGTGCTACCAACTGCC CTCTACCCTGCCCAGAAAACAGTCATTTCGATGAGTGTACATCTGCATGCCCTCTCACTTGCTCTAACCTGGATGATCCAGAGGAGCCATGCCCTCTACCCTGCTCCGAAGGATGCCAGTGTGAGGAGGGCTTTGCCCTCCGTGATGGCATCTGTGTGGCACGTAGTGACTGCGGCTGCTTTTACCTGGGTCGCCAGCTGGCCACCAATGAGACATTCTGGACCGACTGGGAGTGCCAGGAGCGCTGCTACTGTAATGGCACAGACAACAGTGTCTACTGCACCTTCTCACCCTGTCACCCAGAGGAGTACTGCCAGGAGAATGAaggcctatttttctgccagCCGAGGACTGATGCCATGTGTGTTGTTGCTGGATATGGCCACTTTTTGCCATTTGGAGGTGTACCATTTGACCTCCAAAGCAGCTGTACTCTTCGTCTGGTCACTACTGAGTGTGGAGAACGGGACGAGAATGGGTTTGGTGGACTAGACAGTGCAGAGACAGTTCTGGGAGGACTGCCCATGTTCCAGTTTTCAGTTCGGAATGAAGAGAGAGACACAAGCCAGACTATATGGGTGCGGGgatttgttttggaggtctatGGATATGAAATTGAGGTGTCACGAAGCTTCAAACACACAGTAACG GTGAATAAAGAGCGCCTTTATCTGCCTATAAAACTTGGCCCAGGGAAAGTCAACATCTACACCCTTGGTCTGCAGTTACTTGTGGAGACTGACTTTGGTCTGAAG GTGGCTTTTGACTGGAATACTCTACTGCTCCTCACTCTTCCTCGCAGTCTCTTTAACGCCACCTGTGGGCTCTGCCAAGGAATGCCCATTTCTGGTCCCACTCTAAGTGTCAGCGAATGGGGCATGGCATGGGCAGACCGTGACACCTTCTGCCAAGTGGGTTGTGGGGACTCCTGCCCACGCTGTGGATTGGTTGAGAGGGGCCTGGCTGCTGAGGTCCCCGCCCAAGTAACAGATGCTGTTGGTAACATTGACATGGATAACGGTAACCCAGGAAACCGTTTTCACCTTGCTGAAGGGCTGTATGTTTATGTCGAGCCTGAGGCAGTGAGATTATGTGGACTTATTATAGACCGTGGAGGTGTGTTTGCACGGTGTCACAGCAAAGTGGCACCAGCCTACTTCTATCAAAGTTGTCTTCAGGATACGTGTGTGGATCAAGGTGCGAGAGAGACCATCTGTAATTGGCTACAGATTTATGCCAGTACCTGTCAGATACAAGGAGTGTCTGTCATTGGCTGGAGAAGTTCCACACCCTGCG TGCTGTCATGCCCTGTGAACAGCCACTATTCCAGCTGTGTGATGGTGTGCCAGCCGCAATGTGCCCCTGCACGTGGACAGAGAGACTGTAACCAGTACTGTGTTGAAGGGTGCCAGTGTGACCAGGGCTATGTGCTCAACGGCAAGAGCTGTATCCTCAGTCAGAACTGTGGATGCTACACGGATGGTAAATACTATGAG CCTAAGCAGTTGTTCTGGAACAGTGACTGCACTAAACGCTGTCAGTGTATTGGACGGAATCTGATTCAGTGTGACCCACGACGATGTAAATCAGAGGAGGAATGCGTTCTACGTCATGGTGTGCGAGGATGCTTTACCCGACGTAACCAGCACTGTGTGGCATCAGGCGGTGGCGTCTTCCGTACTTTCGATGGTGCCTCTCTTCGTTTACCTGCCtcatgttcctttgttctttcaaCGATCTGTCACAAGCTGCCAGAGTTATCTTTTCAGCTCATTGCCAATTTTGACAAATGGAGTACACCCAACCTAACCACCATCTCCCATGCTTACCTCTACATCAACGAGGAGAACATTCTCATCTCGGGAAATACAGTCAAG GTAAATGGTACGCCCGTGTCCGTACCTTTTGTCACAGGTCTAATGACAAGAGTATCCACATCAGAAGGATTCCTAGTGATTGACACTCCTCAGGACATCCAGGTGCGCTATAACCGATTCAACACCCTTAGCATTACGATGGGCCCACGGCTGCAGAACAAGGTGTGTGGACTGTGTGGGAACTTCAACGGGGACCCCACTGATGATTATATCACCTCGCGTGGAAAACCTGCCGTCAGTGCTCTGGAGCTCGCTCAGAGCTGGAAAACCAACGGCATGCAGAACAG TTGTGATGAGACACAGTATGTGGCCCTGGCTCAGTCCTGTGATAATACAGCAGTATCAGAGCTCCAGGGGGAGGACAACTGTCTGAAACTCACAGATTTGAAAGGTTTCTTCCAGCCCTGCTATGGTCTGCTGGACCCTCACCCCTTCTACCAGTCCTGCTACATGGATGGCTGCTACAACCACCGTAAGGCCCAGGTGTGCGGCTCCATGGCAGCCTACGCTGAGGCCTGCCGTTCTTTCGGCACACTTACCACCAAATGGATCGCCCAGGAAAACTGCT CAGAATGGATCTATGACCCCTGTGCAGGAGAGATCTGCTCTAACAACACATGTGAGCAGGAGAATGGAGGAGATCTGTGTGGCTGCCCTGAGCTACCTAGCACTGACATTA GTGAAGATGACATCATCCAGGCGGAGGTGACCTGTAAACATGCTCAGATGGAGGTCTCTATCTCTAAGTGCCGTCTGTTTCAGTTGGGCTTTGAGAGAGAGGATGTACGAATTAACGACCAGCACTGTGCTGGTATCGAGGGAGAGGATTTCATCTCTTTCCATATCAACAATACCAAGGGACATTGTGGCTCTATTGTACAG TCAAATGGAACACACATTATGTACAAGAACACGGTGTGGATTGAGAGTGTGAACAACACAGGGAATGTAGTGACACGTGATAAGACGATCAATGTGGAGTTTTCTTGTGCTTATGAACTGGACATCAAGATCTCTCTGGAGACAGTACTGAAGCCAATGCTCAG TGTAATAAACCTCACACTGCCGACCCAAGAGGGCAACTTCATCACAAAAATGGCCCTGTATAAAAATGCTTCATACCGACACCCATACCGCGAGGGAGAGGTGGTGCTGAGCACCAGGGATGTTCTGTTTGTGGGGGTGTTTGTGGAAGGAGCAGATGATAAACAGCTTATTCTCATTGTGAACATGTGCTGGGCTACACCATCTCGTTACAGCAGCGATCGCCTTcgttacattatcatagagagaGG GTGTCCTAACATCAAGGATAACACTATAGGCATGGCTGAGAATGGCGTGTCCCTCACCTGCCGCTTCCACGTCACCGTCTTTAAGTTTATTGGTGATTATGATGAGGTGCATTTGCACTGTGACGTCTCTCTGTGTGACTCAGAGACCAACACCTGCAAAGTG AATTGTCCTCATAACAAACGAAGTTATACAGATTACAGTCAGCATAAAGAACAAATCCTGTCAGtgggaccaatcagaagaagaG actcAGACTGGTGTGAAGAGGATAATGGTGGCTGTGAGCAGATCTGCACTAGTCAAGTAACAGGCGCTGTGTGCAGCTGTGTGACAGGAATGCTGCAAAGAGATGGGAAGAGCTGCCGAG TCACCAGTATGAGTACTGACCTTCAACCCCTGCTTCTTCTGGCAGCTGCTGTTGTAAGCACTAACATCTTACTGCAAACACACACCTCAATTTTGTTCTCTTAA